In Pyricularia oryzae 70-15 chromosome 2, whole genome shotgun sequence, one genomic interval encodes:
- a CDS encoding lipase 2 translates to MSPSTESNPVPPYPLHPSVASRINPEYAAFYNAHIADKQQVHLQPIAASRSSGVLIPGAGPLLPVGSTQDYTIPRTASSGPDVRVRVFTPPGARPASGWPGCVYFHGGGWVLGTIDTENVVCSNLCARGGAVVVTVDYRLAPEDPFPAAVDDCWEAVRWVVARGPELLGLDLGRLATGGSSAGGNLAAVMCQRAAVVADHPPFRLQLLSVPVADNTATAETTPSWRENEHTPALPAPKMLWYRRHYLPRESDWAHPEASPLLWDGDWSRLPRAVIVCGELDVLRDEGVAFGDRLNKAGVRADVHVLEGQPHPFLAMDGVLEDGRRAITYFCEALKEL, encoded by the coding sequence ATGTCCCCATCAACAGAATCCAACCCCGTCCCCCCCTATCCCCTCCACCCCTCCGTCGCCTCCCGCATCAACCCAGAGTACGCCGCGTTCTACAACGCCCACATCGCCGACAAGCAACAGGTCCACCTGCAGCCCATCGCCGCCTCGCGGTCCTCGGGCGTGCTCATCCCCGGCGCGGGCCCCCTGCTCCCCGTGGGCAGCACCCAAGACTACACGATCCCGCGCACCGCGTCCAGCGGGCCCGACGTACGAGTCCGCGTCTTCACCCCGCCGGGCGCCAGGCCCGCCTCGGGCTGGCCGGGCTGCGTCTACTtccacggcggcggctgggTGCTGGGGACCATCGACACGGAGAACGTGGTGTGCAGCAACCTGTGCGCGCGGGGCGGCGCCGTGGTGGTGACGGTGGACTACCGGCTCGCGCCCGAGGACCCCTTCCCGGCGGCGGTCGACGACTGCTGGGAGGCGGTGCGGTGGGTGGTCGCGCGCGGCCCGGAGCTGCTGGGGCTGGACCTGGGGCGGCTGGCGACGGGCGGGTCGTCGGCGGGCGGCAACCTCGCGGCCGTCATGTGCCAGCGCGCGGCCGTCGTGGCGGACCACCCGCCCTTCCGCCTGCAGCTGCTCTCGGTCCCCGTGGCGGACAACACGGCCACGGCCGAGACGACGCCCAGCTGGCGCGAGAACGAGCACACGCCCGCCCTGCCCGCGCCCAAGATGCTCTGGTACCGCCGCCACTACCTGCCCCGCGAGTCGGACTGGGCCCACCCCGAGGCCAGCCCGCTGCTGTGGGACGGCGACTGGAGCAGGCTGCCGCGGGCCGTGATTGTGTGCGGCGAGCTGGACGTGCTGCGCGACGAGGGCGTTGCGTTTGGCGACAGGCTGAACAAGGCCGGCGTCAGGGCCGACGTGCACGTCTTGGAGGGCCAGCCGCATCCGTTCCTGGCCATGGACGGCGTGCTGGAGGACGGGAGGAGGGCGATTACGTATTTTTGTGAGGCGTTGAAGGAGCTGTAG
- a CDS encoding short-chain oxidoreductase has translation MSQSSNKTLTAIPTTQFTTPSRPLTFLVTGCSSGLGLALCRAIQSAGHVVVATSRNPSRTPALVAEIESAGGRWLALDVDSPDAGGRLVEGLEQGGTAIDVLINNAGWSIHQAVEQFEEAEVRDQFETVFFGPYRLVRAVLPHMRRRRFGVVVNVSSGAGLEGRESMGVYAGAKAAMDGVCKVLAKEVADFNVRVVTAYLGTFGTNMANAARTGAAPLADDYHGTTVHDMIGLMAAGTLKAAGDADKAAKVIVDVVVGAGVGEGRQGETALPLGPDVLPRLELVRDRLGHALEVFGAAAESTRAD, from the exons ATGTCCCAGTCATCCAACAAGACGCTGACGGCCATCCCAACCACCCAATTCACCACCCCGTCGCGCCCGCTCACCTTTCTCGTGACGGGCTGCTCCTCcggcctcggcctggccctgtgCCGCGCCATCCAGTCCGCAGGCCACGTCGTCGTGGCGACCAGCCGCAACCCATCTCGGACGCCGGCCCTGGTCGCCGAGATCGAGAGCGCAGGCGGCCGCTGGCTGGCTCTGGACGTCGACAGCcccgacgccggcgggagGCTGGTCGAGGGCCTCGAGCAGGGCGGCACCGCCATCGACGTCCTGATCAACAACGCCGGCTGGTCGATCCACCAGGCCGTGGAGCAGTTTGAGGAGGCCGAGGTGCGCGACCAGTTCGAGACGGTGTTTTTTGGGCCCTACAGGCTCGTCAGGGCGGTGCTGCCCCACATGCGGAGGAGGCGCTTTGGCGTCGTGGTCAACGTCAGCTCGGGGGCTGGGCTGGAGGGCCGCGAGAGCATGGGTGTCTATGCTGGGGCCAAGGCGGCCATGGATG GCGTCTGCAAAGTCCTCGCCAAGGAAGTGGCCGACTTCAACGTGCGCGTGGTCACGGCCTACCTGGGCACCTTTGGCACCAACATGGCCAACGCGGCGCGCACCGGGGCCGCCCCGCTGGCGGACGACTACCACGGCACCACGGTGCACGACATGATCGGCCTCATGGCCGCCGGGACCTTGAAGGCGGCGGGCGACGCGGACAAGGCGGCCAAGGTCATTGTCGACGTGGTTGTGGGCGCgggcgtgggcgagggccgaCAGGGCGAGACGGCGCTGCCGCTGGGGCCGGATGTGCTGCCCAGGTTGGAGCTGGTCAGGGATCGGCTGGGGCATGCGCTCGAGGTTTTTGGAGCTGCGGCCGAGTCGACGAGGGCTGACTAG
- a CDS encoding thermostable alkaline protease, which produces MARTVFSITAALFCALAGVAHGANDQASQASAAPEPAVIPGSYIAELQDSEDTGAFMTSLKSDLGQDNVSRRTELKSRLFNGVSFRLSDDLVRENDNSTVNRIANLPQVKRLWPVQIVPRPQTETKWTAAGVPTQPNSRHRRRQNTVPYPPHVQTQVDKLHARGLTGKGVRISIIDSGVDYLHPALGGCFGPGCIVSYGYDLVGDAYNGNNAPVPDQDPLDQCDGHGTHVAGIIGAQQDKVALTGSGLKGAAPGATLGMYRVFGCTGGSGTDVLIAAVTKAFEDGSDIITGSLGLTSGWSEDAFSVTVSRMVAAGVHVTFAAGNEVGGTEGMFGISAPSTGDGVLAISSYEASLAPTYDAAKGTVVYTREAVLSGSVSRFTSWGPNYELQLKPQFGAPGGQILSLWPTTLGGYAVNSGTSMATPLAAGVIALLIEARGKIAPGVVEKMLSSTAKPAPSFRLSDAGQWVLSDGLAPVVQQGAGLIQALDALESTITFDVPNLSLNDTDNFSGSTSFKVTNLGQEVATYNVSHSPALTASSLTSIYRNSAPDMSKAAAKVSFEPSTLTLAPGESAEVNMVVSPPTDHGFDPASLPMYSGWVTLNGTGSTGPVQSLSLPYFGLAGSMRNATVMAVNRMFMLDTANMRGSGLRDNVTFQLTAPSTRPEWAVDAGNATANVLVVGSMPVAYTWLVLGSPEVRIEVVPLEGPALADAKDNGLGVKVLGSVGAEFPIKYSRAAGTLTAWDGSLADGTWVPAGRYRLGISALKIMADRTKRESWDLYNSPEFYIRWVKAV; this is translated from the exons ATGGCGCGTACTGTCTTTTCCATTACGGCTGCGCTCTTTTGCGCCCTCGCGGGTGTCGCGCATGGCGCAAACGACCAGGCCAGTCAGGCATCAGCTGCCCCGGAGCCTGCCGTGATCCCAGGGTCCTACATTGCGGAGCTACAAGACAGTGAG GACACCGGCGCTTTCATGACCAGCCTGAAATCCGACCTCGGCCAGGACAATGTCTCCCGGCGCACCGAGCTCAAGTCCAGACTGTTCAACGGAGTCTCGTTTCGCCTGTCTGATGACTTGGTCCGGGAAAACGACAACTCGACTGTCAACAGAATCGCCAATCTTCCCCAGGTCAAACGGCTGTGGCCCGTCCAAATCGTCCCGCGACCACAAACCGAGACCAAATGGACGGCAGCAGGTGTGCCAACCCAGCCCAACAGCCGCCATCGCCGTCGCCAAAACACGGTCCCCTACCCGCCTCACGTCCAAACCCAGGTCGACAAGCTGCACGCCCGAGGCCTGACAGGCAAAGGTGTGCGCATCAGCATCATCGACTCGGGCGTCGACTACCTCCACCCTGCCCTGGGCGGCTGCTTCGGCCCGGGCTGCATCGTGTCCTACGGCTACGACTTGGTTGGCGACGCCTACAACGGCAACAACGCGCCGGTGCCTGACCAAGACCCCCTGGACCAGTGCGATGGCCACGGCACCCACGTGGCTGGCATCATCGGCGCGCAGCAGGACAAGGTCGCACTGACCGGCAGCGGGCTCAAGGGTGCAGCGCCGGGCGCGACGCTGGGCATGTACCGCGTCTTTGGATGCACCGGCGGCTCTGGAACCGATGTCCTCATTGCCGCGGTCACCAAGGCGTTTGAGGATGGCAGCGACATCATCACTGGATCTTTGGGCCTCACGAGCGGCTGGAGCGAGGACGCTTTCTCTGTCACAGTGTCGCGCATGGTGGCCGCCGGGGTGCACGTTACCTTTGCTGCAGGAAACGAGGTTGGCGGAACCGAGGGCATGTTCGGTATCAGTGCGCCGTCGACGGGAGATGGAGTGCTTGCTATTTCCTCATACGAGGCCTCGCTGGCTCCAACTTACGACGCGGCCAAAGGAACGGTTGTGTACACGCGCGAGGCAGTCCTAAGTGGCAGCGTCAGCCGCTTCACTAGCTGGGGGCCCAACTATGAGTTGCAACTCAAGCCACAGTTTGGAGCTCCAGGCGGACAGATCCTCTCGCTTTGGCCAACCACTTTGGGGGGATATGCGGTGAATTCCGGCACTTCAATGGCCACACCACTTGCGGCGGGCGTCATCGCGCTGCTCATCGAGGCACGCGGCAAGATTGCCCCAGGCGTGGTGGAGAAGATGCTTTCTTCGACGGCGAAGCCAGCACCGTCTTTTAGACTCAGTGATGCAGGGCAATGGGTTCTCAGTGATGGACTGGCACCCGTCGTTCAACAGGGCGCTGGCCTCATCCAGGCACTGGACGCACTCGAGTCCACAATCACATTTGATGTGCCAAACCTGTCACTCAACGACACTGACAATTTCTCCGGCTCAACTTCCTTCAAAGTCACAAACCTGGGACAGGAGGTTGCCACTTACAATGTTTCTCACTCGCCTGCGCTGACGGCCAGCTCTCTTACCTCGATCTACAGAAACTCGGCCCCTGACATGAGCAAAGCTGCAGCAAAAGTGTCCTTTGAGCCATCGACACTGACTCTGGCGCCTGGTGAAAGCGCCGAGGTCAACATGGTCGTTTCCCCACCGACCGACCACGGCTTCGATCCCGCCAGCCTGCCCATGTATTCTGGATGGGTGACGCTCAACGGTACCGGTAGCACGGGTCCGGTCCAGTCCTTGTCGCTGCCATACTTTGGCTTGGCCGGATCCATGCGCAACGCAACGGTCATGGCCGTGAACAGGATGTTCATGTTGGACACTGCAAACATGAGAGGCAGCGGTCTGCGAGACAATGTAACATTCCAGCTTACCGCACCAAGCACGCGCCCCGAGTGGGCCGTTGATGCCGGCAACGCGACGGCCAACGTTCTCGTAGTTGGATCCATGCCGGTAGCATACACGTGGCTGGTGTTGGGCAGCCCCGAGGTCAGGATAGAGGTCGTGCCACTCGAGGGGCCTGCGCTGGCAGATGCCAAAGACAACGGACTAGGCGTGAAGGTCCTTGGCAGCGTGGGGGCAGAGTTCCCGATCAAGTATAGCCGTGCGGCTGGCACGTTGACGGCCTGGGATGGCAGTCTGGCGGATGGGACGTGGGTGCCAGCCGGGCGATACCGACTTGGTATATCTGCACTCAAGATCATGGCGGACAGGACGAAGCGTGAGTCATGGGATTTGTACAACTCGCCCGAGTTTTACATTCGTTGGGTCAAAGCTGTCTAG
- a CDS encoding MFS transporter: MSSAPLDGPEPSSPAHEATRPAAQDGKDSGVQDRRDSAASHNMGKIIEDQTETARVLDHAAERALCRKFDLRLMPVLAFLYLLNALDKGNLGNAQTAGLSDDLGFSAGQYNLILSIFFVPFVIFAPPLSILGKKFGPARVLPCLGVVFGSMTLLTAAAKGFGGIFALRWFLGMAESAVFPLVIYYLTTFYRRGELARRLAIFYAAANIANAFSGLLAFAVFRIERPDLIDFRWRWLFIIEGSITVLFAIFAYWYLPLNAGTAGFLTEEEKALAYHRIHVDSSSVVEEEFNFRKSLVIFKHPTTWAFLLIEICVGVSAQAVHLFLPQIIQRLGYGAIQTNLYTVAPNIGGAVMLIILAFLSDWRRIRGPFVALGFTFTCIGFAIYASIQDIGAQLQLGYFATFMMCWGTSAPSVLTSTWYNNNIAHEGQRLVLTSVGVPLANLMGLVPSNIFRLEDAPKYENGLITVACFGAAGALAAASMCAYMFFDNKARNRRQGVRLSARDVPTHKLRDGPRAEEFRWFL; the protein is encoded by the exons ATGTCGTCTGCACCTCTGGACGGCCCAGAGCCGAGCTCCCCGGCCCACGAAGCCACGCGGCCCGCCGCACAGGATGGCAAGGACTCGGGCGTGCAGGACCGCAGGGACTCGGCAGCCAGCCACAACATGGGCAAGATCATCGAGGACCAGACCGAGACGGCGCGCGTGCTCGACCACGCCGCCGAGCGCGCCCTCTGCCGCAAGTTCGACCTGCGGCTCATGCCCGTGCTCGCCTTTTTGTACCTCCTCAACGCCCTCGACAAGGGCAACCTCGGCAACGCCCAGACGGCCGGCCTGAGCGACGACCTCGGCTTCTCCGCGGGGcagtacaacctgatcctgtcCATCTTCTTCGTGCCCTTTGTCATCTTTGCGCCGCCGCTCTCGATCCTCGGCAAGAAGTTCGGCCCCGCCAGGGTCCTGCCGTGCCTGGGCGTCGTCTTTGGCTCCATGACCTTGTTGacggccgccgccaagggcTTCGGTGGCATCTTTGCGCTGCGGTGGTTTTTGGGGATGGCGGAGTCGGCCGTCTTCCCGCTCGTCATCTACTACCTGACTACCTTTTACCGCCGCGGAGAGCTCGCGCGGCGACTGGCCATCTTTTACGCGGCCGCCAACATCGCCAACGCCTTTTCGGGTCTCTTGGCGTTTGCCGTCTTTCGCATCGAGCGACCGGATCTCATCGACTTTCGCTGGCGCTGGCTGTTCATCATCGAGGGCTCCATCACGGTCCTGTTCGCCATCTTTGCCTACTGGTACCTGCCGCTCAACGCCGGGACGGCCGGCTTCCTGACCGAGGAGGAAAAGGCTCTAGCGTACCACCGCATCCACGTTGACTCGTCCTCGGTCGTGGAGGAAGAGTTCAACTTTCGCAAGTCGCTTGTCATTTTTAAGCACCCGACCACGTGGGCCTTTTTGCTCATTGAAATCTGCGTTGGTGTTTCTGCTCAGGCGGTGCATTTGTTCCTGCCGCAGATCATCCAGAGGCTTGGGTACGGCGCCATCCAGACTAATCTGTACACTGTCGCTCCCAACATTGGT GGCGCCGTCATGCTCATCATCCTCGCCTTCCTTTCCGACTGGCGACGTATCCGTGGGCCCTTTGTGGCACTGGGTTTCACTTTTACCTGTATAGGGTTTGCCATTTACGCGTCCATCCAAGATATTGGGGCGCAGCTTCAGCTGGGATATTTTGCGACTTTTATGATGTGCTGGGGCACGTCTGCGCCGTCTGTACTCACCAGCACT tggtacaacaacaacatcgcCCACGAAGGCCAGCGTCTGGTCCTCACCTCGGTCGGCGTCCCCCTTGCCAACCTGATGGGTCTCGTTCCCAGCAACATCTTCCGGCTCGAGGATGCACCCAAGTACGAGAACGGCCTGATCACTGTGGCCTGCTTTGGTGCCGCCGGAGCGCTGGCTGCCGCATCAATGTGTGCCTATATGTTTTTCGACAACAAGGCCAGGAACAGACGACAGGGCGTCCGTCTTAGTGCCAGGGACGTGCCGACTCACAAACTTAGAGACGGGCCGAGGGCTGAGGAGTTTAGATGGTTTTTGTAG
- a CDS encoding DNA-directed RNA polymerase III subunit RPC6 translates to MATARSTPSMTDDPAKLQDLKEELYEACVNHGSPERLYGQKDLLALGVVSEDNPTLLLKVIQGLTDDKLLVPVNDARKGGLAWRYRTREDAAKYATLPSSEAMLVYTLIDEAGADGIWSRAILRRLGMHDATLKQALKQLESKGFISEMKSVEHPNKKMYIKANLRPSEKATGGPWYNDSTLDEAFIDELERVVFDIVKARSTYRSHASDSANAKVPKKAVKGTATAAGKKRTAAEAGVDSTTNGNGHAPKVNGHTGSGAVSSSRRNKLRPLPAGYKGYPTTKQIAVMIQEAGIAKNQTLEEDDIQQLVDVLVFDGLIEPVHHGYEPRKPGYRAAEVARLDDVTLSDQNQMDVVRMGPPARENGLTEAPCGRCPVFELCEEGGPVSPRTCIYYNKWLGLHTEEKKASVEEAVVEI, encoded by the coding sequence ATGGCGACCGCCCGCTCGACCCCGTCGATGACCGACGACCCAGCCAAGCTCCAAGACCTCAAGGAGGAGCTGTACGAGGCCTGCGTCAACCATGGCTCCCCCGAACGGCTGTACGGGCAAAAGGACCTCCTGGCGCTCGGCGTCGTGTCCGAGGACAACCCGACCCTGCTTCTTAAGGTGATCCAGGGCCTGACGGACGACAAGCTCCTGGTGCCCGTCAACGACGCGCGCAAGGGCGGCCTGGCCTGGCGGTACCGCACGCGCGAGGACGCCGCCAAGTACGCCACGCTGCCCAGCTCCGAGGCCATGCTCGTCTACACGCTCATCGACgaggccggcgccgacggAATCTGGTCGCGCGCCATCCTGCGGCGCCTGGGGATGCACGATGCCACCCTCAAGCAGGCCCTCAAGCAGCTCGAGAGCAAGGGCTTCATCTCGGAGATGAAGAGCGTCGAGCACCCCAACAAAAAGATGTACATCAAGGCCAACCTCCGACCCTCGGAAAAGGCCACCGGTGGCCCCTGGTACAACGACTCGACCCTGGACGAGGCCTTTATCGACGAGCTGGAGCGCGTCGTCTTCGACATTGTCAAGGCCAGGAGCACATACAGGTCCCACGCCTCGGACAGCGCCAACGCCAAGGTTCCCAAGAAGGCCGTCAAGGGGACGGCAACGGCGGCTGGGAAGAAGCGCAcggcggcggaggcgggcGTCGACTCGACCACCAACGGCAACGGCCATGCTCCCAAGGTCAACGGCCACACCGGCTCGGGCGCCGTGTCTTCCTCGCGCAGGAACAAACTCCGCCCCCTCCCGGCCGGTTACAAGGGCTACCCGACGACCAAGCAGATCGCCGTCATGATACAGGAGGCCGGCATCGCCAAGAACCAAACGCTAGAGGAGGACGACAtccagcagctcgtcgacgtcTTGGTGTTTGACGGCCTCATTGAGCCCGTGCACCACGGATACGAGCCGCGGAAGCCCGGGTACCGCGCGGCCGAGGTTGCCAGGTTGGACGACGTCACGCTCAGCGACCAGAACCAGATGGACGTCGTTCGCATGGGCCCGCCGGCACGCGAAAACGGTCTGACCGAAGCACCGTGTGGCAGGTGTCCTGTTTTTGAGCTTTGCGAGGAGGGAGGGCCCGTCAGTCCGCGGACTTGCATATACTACAACAAGTGGCTTGGACTGCACAcagaggagaaaaaggctTCTGTTGAAGAGGCTGTCGTCGAAATCTGA
- a CDS encoding endoribonuclease L-PSP, which yields MSDKTAVLTDKAPKPLPGIYSQAIKANGFVFVSGAVPMDPVSMQIIDGDIQAHTHQCIKNLTAILEEAGSSIEKVVKVNVFLSNMDDFAAMNEIYMQYWGEVKPCRTCVAVKTLPLNVDVEIECTALC from the exons ATGTCAGACAAGACCGCCGTCCTGACCGACAAGGCCCCCAAGCCCCTCCCCGGCATCTACAGCCAGGCCATCAAGGCCAACGGCTTCGTTTTCGTCTCGGGTGCCGTGCCCATGGACCCCGTGAGCATGCAGATTATCGACGGCGACATCCAGGCGCACACG CACCAATGCATCAAGAACCTGACCGCCATCCTGGAGGAGGCCGGTTCCAGCATCGAAAAGGTCGTCAAGGTCAACGTCTTCCTGTCCAACATGGACGACTTTGCGGCCATGAATGAGATTTACATGCAGTACTGGGGCGAGGTCAAGCCATGCCGGAC ATGCGTGGCCGTCAAGACGCTGCCGCTCAACGTGGACGTCGAGATTGAGTGCACTGCTCTGTGCTAG